The DNA sequence TAGTCCTGCACTTGATTCTCAATTGCGAATCAAAATGGGAGAGGCTGCTGTTTCAGCGGCTAAGAGCATTAAGTATGAAGGTGCAGGTACTGTTGAATTTTTGCTCGATCGTCAAGGTAATTTTTACTTTATGGAGATGAATACACGAATACAGGTTGAGCATCCGGTTACTGAAATGGTTACTGGTGTTGATTTAATTGCTGAACAACTTCGTATAGCAGGTGGCGATTCAATTTCATTTCAACAAGATGAAATACAACTACGCGGCCATGCAATTGAATGCAGGATTAACGCGGAAGATTCAACGCATAATTTTCGTCCTTCTCCAGGAAGGATTACAGGTTGGTTACCGCCTGGAGGCCCTGGGGTTCGAGTAGATAGTCATGTCTATACGGGTTATGAGATTCCTCCTTTTTATGATTCCTTAATTGGTAAGTTGATTGTTTGGGATCATGACCGAGATTCTGCTTTGAAAAGGATGAGAAGAGCTTTAAATGAATGTGCTGTAACAGGTATTCCTACTACTATTGATTTCCATTTGAAGCTACTTAATCGAGATGATTTTCTGAAAGGAGATGTACATACCAAATATGTTGAGCAAGAAATGCTTAATTAAGCAGTTTGCTTTCATAATTCATTTCTTTAAAGGAAGGAATTGCTTCTCAAAAGCATTTGAGAAATGATTCCTTGCGGTCCAACTAGTAATTCTCTTATCAGGCTCAGAAACCCGAACCAGATTACAGGAGTAATATCAACTCCTCCAATAGGGGGGATAAGACGCCTTGAGATGACTAGGAAAGGCTCCGTGGGGACAGTAAATAAGAGCCAAAATTTATTCTTGAAATTTTCTTTTGGATACCATGTCATTACTATCCGAATTAGGAAGGCAATTGATAGTCCTGCCAAAAGAAAGCCCATTGAAAAATGGATAATTGGGAGTGCTTCAATCAAGATTGGCGTCACAAAGCTCTAAGGATCTGTTCATCTATCGTATAAACATGCGATTAATCCGTAGGATTAATGTGCTTTTGCTTTTGAAATAGCTGTAATGGCTTTTCCTGTGTTGAATCTTCTTCTTGATGTTGCGGTTTCTAGTGAGGCAGCGACTAACTCGGCGATCGGTATGATTGGCAGTTTTTTAGCTGCAGCTGCTTTTATCGTGGTCCCAGCAGCATCCTTTTTGATTTGGGTCTCTCAGAAAGATGCTCTAGAAAGAAAGCGCTAGGCTCTAGGCAATTCGTGCTTCTTTCTTAGACTGATCTTATGAGGTTGAATTTCATCCTCTTTAAAGGTCATTTTTGGGGGCTTAACTTTTGGTCAATGCCAGTCTTAATTGGGCCAGCATTGTAGGGATTGTCCTGGCTGTATCCGGCGCAGGTCTTTATTTCCTGCGGTCCTTCAAGCCAGCTCTTGCTAGAGATTACGATGTTTTTTTTGCGGCAATAGGTCTTCTTTGTGGAGGCATTCTTTTTTTCCAGGGCTGGCGTTTAGATCCTATTCTTCAATTTGGGCAGTTTTTGCTTGCTGGAACAACAGTATTTTTTGCTTATGAGAGTGTTCGTTTAAGAGGCGTTGCCACTGATCAGGCAAGGCGATCTTCTTTTTTTGATGACGAGTTTGATGCACCTCCAATGCCTAATAGAGGCTTTAGAGGCCCTGATGAAAATGATTTTGATCAATTCCAGGACCCACCGACC is a window from the Prochlorococcus marinus str. MIT 9211 genome containing:
- a CDS encoding YggT family protein, with protein sequence MGFLLAGLSIAFLIRIVMTWYPKENFKNKFWLLFTVPTEPFLVISRRLIPPIGGVDITPVIWFGFLSLIRELLVGPQGIISQMLLRSNSFL
- the psbX gene encoding photosystem II reaction center X protein gives rise to the protein MAFPVLNLLLDVAVSSEAATNSAIGMIGSFLAAAAFIVVPAASFLIWVSQKDALERKR